The Alcaligenes aquatilis genome contains the following window.
GATTGGCTTGGGTCTGTTGACCGCCGGTGTGGCCGCCATGCTGGTCTGGGCCTTTAACAAGCCCTTTCTATCGGCCCAAAGCTGGGATCTGCACCTGCCCCTGGTTGGCAATGTGCATACTTCCAGCGCACTGATTTTTGACATCGGCGTGTTCATGCTGGTGATTGGCTCCACCATCCTGATTTTGATCGCGTTGGCTCACCAGTCCCTACGTTTTTATCGCAAACTACCGTCGCTGCAATCCGCCTCGAACGCTTCATCCGGGATGGAGAACAAATAATGGAAATCGTGCTTTCAATTGCGATTGGTGTACTGGCCGGCTCAGGCGTTTGGCTCCTGCTGCGCCCACGTACTTTTCAGGTCATCATGGGACTGGCTTTAGTGTCCTACGCCGTGAACCTGTTCATCTTCAGTATGGGTAGGCTCAAAATCAGCGCCGCTCCCGTTATCAACGCCAGCAAACAGGGGGTGGACTATGCGGACCCCCTGCCCCAAGCTTTGGTGTTGACCGCAATTGTGATTGGCTTTGCCACCACCGCCCTGTTTCTGGTCGTCATTCTGGCCAATCGCGGCCTGAGCGGCACTGACCACGTTGATGGCCGCGAGGAAGACGATCTGTGAGTCTACTCAACCAACACTTGCCCGTATTGCCGGTCGCCATCCCTATGGTGGCTGCGGCCCTGATGGTGATGCTGCGCGACAAGCGCCGTCACTACAAGCTGCTGATCGCCTTTGGCTCCTTATTGGCCCAATTGTTTTGTGCCGTTTATCTATTGTTACTGGCCGATGGCACGCTGGCCCCGATCTGGCCACAATCCGTCGGAGTGTACCTGCTGGGGGATTGGCCGGCCCCCTTCGGAATCGTTCTGGTCGTGGACCGTTTGGCCGCCTTTTTGCTGGTTCTGACCAATGTGCTCGCTTTTTGCTGCTGGTTCTATTCACTGGCCCGTTGGGACCGCGTAGGGGTACATTTCCATTCCCTGTTCCAGTTGCTATTGATGGGTCTGAACGGCGCTTTCCTGACGGGTGACCTGTTCAACCTATTTGTATTTTTCGAGGTTTTGCTGGCAGCATCCTATGGGCTGATGCTGCACGGTTCGGGCGCCGCCCGCGTCAGTGCCGGACTGCACTACATCGCCGTCAACCTGATCTCCTCTTTTCTGCTGCTGATCGCCATCGCCCTGATTTACGGTGTCACTGGCACCTTGAACATGGCCGATTTAGCCCTGCGTGCCGGCTCCCTGCCCGACGCGGACCGCCTGGTGTTCGAGTCAGCCTTGGCCATCCTGGGTATCGCCTTTCTGATCAAAGCCGCCGCCTGGCCTTTGAACTTGTGGCTACCCAATGCCTACGGCAATGCCAGCGCTCCAGTCGCTGCCATGTTCGCCATCATGACCAAGGTTGGTATTTACGCACTGCTGCGCATCGGCTCCTTGCTACTTCCCACCGGAGCCCCGGCCGCCTTTGGCGTGGCCTGGATGTTCCCGGCGGGCATTGCCACTCTCACCTTTGGCGCTATCGGCGTGATGGCCGCACAACAACCCGAACGGCTGGCCAGTTATTGCATCATCGTGTCCTCAGGCACCCTGCTGGCCGCCCTGGGTATGCCAGGAGTCATTCTGACAGGCCCTGCCCTGTATTACATGCTGAGCAGCGTACTGGCTCTGGGTGCGTTTTTTCTGCTGCTGGAGCTGGTCAGCCGCACCAAGCCCTTTGGAGCCGACCTGTTGGCAGTCAGTCAGGAGGTCTTTGATCTGGACGACCCGGAATCCGAAGACCATAGCGATGATGTGGTCGGCGTGGCCATCCCCGGTGTCATGGTATTTCTGGGCATGTCCTTTATTGCCTGCGCCTTGCTGATTGTGGGCCTGCCGCCGCTATCGGGCTTTGTGGCCAAGCTGTCCTTGCTGACGGCCGCCCTGAAAGCCTCGGGTCAGTCGCCAGAGCCGCTTAACGCCTGGATTCTGACAGCCGCTGTGCTGATCTCGGGTGTGGCCGGTTTGATCGCCATGGTGCGTGTGGGAATTCGTCTGTTCTGGAGCAATAGCTCCTTGACGATTCCCCGCCTGAAACTGATCGAAGCCGCCCCCATCGCCAGCATTATTATGGCTTGCGCGATCTTGAGTTGGTATGCCGGCCCCATCACGACTTACCTGGAACAGACGGCGCAACAACTGGATGAACCCCGTATTTACATCGGCTCGGTCTTGCGGCAAAACCCCGTGCGCTCTGTCCAGGCGGAGGGATTCTAATGCGACGCTATACCAAACATCTTTTCCTGCCTTTGCTGCTACTGAGTCTATGGCTGCTGCTGAACGACTCACTCTCGGCCGGTTACGTGGTGCTGGGCCTGTTCCTGGCCATCGCCCTGAGTTTGGCTGCCATTCCCTTTCGTCCAGTTAAAGCCAGTATCCGTCATCCCTTTCTGGCCCTGAAACTCATCTGCCAAGTCACGTGGGACATTGCACTGTCCAATATTGCCGTGGGCCATCTGGTGTTGAAAGGCGGCGATGCGCCCCGACCCGGTTTTTTAGCCATTCCCCTGCGCATGACCGACCCGCACGGTCTGGCAGCGCTGGCCTGCATCATTACCTATACACCAGGTACCGTCTGGTCCGGCTTTGACTATGAAACCCGCGTCCTGACCTTGCATATTCTGGATCTACAAGACGAGCAGGTCTGGTTAGACACTATTCAGAAGCGCTATCAAGAACCGCTACTGGAGATTTTCCAATGATAGACATTGTTTACTGGGCCTGTCAGTTTGCCCTGGGCTGCTTTGTCCTGGGCATGGGCTGCGCCGTCATCCGTCTACTTAAGGGTCCGTCGGCCGCCGACCGCGTACTGGCGCTGGACACCATGTACATCAACGGCATGCTGGCCTTGTTGGCCCTTGGCATCCGCTTTGACTCCACCCTGTATTTTGATATCGCCTTGCTCATTGCCCTGTTTGGTTTTGTAGGTTCGGCAGCGATGGCGAAATTCCTGCTACGCGCCGAGGTAATCGAACCATGACTACACCTTTGTTGCCCTGGTGGCTGGCCGTCCCGGTCGCCCTTTTACTAGTACTGAGCGGCATCGTGGCTCTGGTGGGGTCAGCTGGCCTGCTGCGTTTTAAGCATTTTTACTCTCGCATCCACGCCCCCACTATGGGCAATACATTAGGTACATTCTTTATGGTGCTGGCCGTAGCCATCAGCGCCAGCCACTTGATGAGCCGTCCTATCCTGCACCCGCTCATCCTGAGTGTGCTCTTGATCATTACCTCGCCGGTGACAGCCATTTTTTTGATGCGCGCCGCCATCAAGCGAGAGCATCGCCAGCGTCTAGCCAAATATGGCCCGGATGAACCGGGCTACCTGGACATGCCACATAAAGCGCCTCTACCGAAAGAATTGGCTGAACCGCCAAGCAGCGACAGGACTTGAATCAAGCCATGGGGGTTTAGAAAAGTTTTATTACCCTCACTTGCACCTGCTCCACCTATACTAGTAAGTGTTTACTGCGTATCGGGAATTGCCCCATACGCAGTCGTTTTTGGGGCTTTGCGGCCTGCTACTCATACCTGCTCGTAACAGCGCTCGCCAAGCCGGTGATTCCCTTAGCAAGTCAAGGAGTGAGATCGATGAGTCTACTTACACGCCCATCCCGAATTCTGAAAGCAAGCTTGCTCAGCTTAGGTTTGCTCTCACCCGCTGCCTGGGCTCAAACCCCGTCCCAAGACTACCAACGCGATATCCAACGCTGTGAACAATTCACCGGGGAGCAGCGCACCACTTGCCGTCGCGAAGCTGGTGCCGCTTTGCAAGCCGCGCGTCACCACAAGCTGGGCAAACGCGACCACAATATGGATGCCAATCGCCAGGCGCGTTGCCATCGTCTGCCTGCGGATCGCCAGCAAGACTGCCTGAAAGCCATGACCGGCCAGGACACAACGGTGCGCGGTAGCGTGGAAGGCGGCGGTATTTTGCGCGAGACCACGACGGTGATGCCTGCCCCGTAAGTGCACGATGCACACGGCTATCCTGGCAGGTAGTCAAACAAAAAGAATGGGCCTTGCAAGGCCCATTCTTCATTTCTGCGGGCTGTTTCTTTAGCCCATCTCCAATTTACAACTCCACCTGTATACCCATCTCCACCACACGATTAGGCGGAATCTTGAAAAAGCGGGTACTGCGGCTGGCATTGCGAGCCATGAATGCAAACAAACGCCGGCGCCAGCCCAAATACCAAGGCTGACGCGATTGAATCATCACCGTCTGGCGCGACAGGAAATAGGACGTTTGCATCGGCTCCAGATTCAGCTCTGGGTGCTCCAGGGTGATCTGCTCCAGTAATTGCGGCACATTAGGTTCCTGCTTGAAACCCCAGGAAGCGACCGCCTGCCAACTGCCACGACTGAGACGTTGCAGGGTATAACGCTCTCCAAATGGAACATAAGGGACACCGGCACTCGTCACAGTCAAGAACAAGACCTGCTCGTGCAGAACCTTATTGTGTTTCAGGTTATGCAATAGCGCCGGAGGAACAGAGTCGGGAATCGTACTCATGAATACGGCCGTACCCGGTACGCGGGTAGGCGCGTACTCCTCCAGACTCAGCAAAAATTCTTTCAGCGGCTGCTTGTTTTCCAGCAGGCGCTCGTGCAAAGCAGCCCGCCCCTGACGCCAGGTCAACATCAGGCCCAACAACACAGAGCCCACTAACAAGGGTAGCCAGCCACCCTCCAAAATCTTGAGCGCATTGGCCGAAAACAGGAGCACGTCCAGAATCAGGAAAATACCCAACAACCCCAACCAGGCCCAACGCTTGATTCCGCTGGCGCGGCGCGGCAGCAAAAGCAAGGCCAGCAAGCTGGTCATCAACATCGTCCCTGTTACCGCAAAACCGTACGCATGGGCCAGACGATCCGAGGAGCCAAAGCTCAGAACCAGAATCATCACTGCCACACACAGCAGTAAGTTCACACGCGGCAGATAAATCTGCCCCTCTTCTTTAGCCGACGTGTGTTGAATCACCATGCGTGGCCAGAATCCAAGCTGAACTGCCTGACGGGTAACAGAGAACGCGCCGGAAATCACGGATTGGGACGCAATCACCGTTGCGACCGTGGCCAGCATGACCATCGGTACCAAAGCCCAGTTGGGAGCCAGAAAAAAGAAGGGATTACGAATCGCCGTCGGGTCAGAAATCAGCAAAGCACCTTGACCGAAATAGCACAGGACCAGGCAAGGCATCACGATCATGAACCATGCTTTGCGTATCAATGGACGACCAAAGTGTCCCATATCGGCATACAAGGCCTCGGCACCGGTCAAGGCCAGTACCAGCGCCCCCAGCAGCAAAAAGGTTTGCCAGGGTGCCTCAGCAACAAAGGCCACGGCCCAACGCGGATCCAAAGCCAGCAACACTTGCGGGTGCTCAATAACACGCCACAGCCCCAGCCCACCCAACACCAGAAACCAGGTCAACATAATGGGGCCGAACAGCTTGCCCATGGTTCCCGTACCGCGCGACTGAATCAAGAACAAGGCCAGCAAGACCCCCAGCGCCAGAGGCACTATCCAGGGATCCAGCACATGGGACACCATACCTATGCCCTCCAGCGCAGACATCACAGAAATGGCTGGCGTAATAATACTGTCCCCGTAAAACAAAGCCGCGCCAATCAGCCCCAGCACCACAATGATCTGACGACGCGGCCCTTGAATGCCACGTGCAGCCAACTCCATCAGTGCCAGCGTACCGCCCTCCCCTTTATTATCCAGGCGCAACACTACCGTGACGTACTTGATGGAGACCACCACCGTCAACAGCCAGAACAACAAAGACAACACTCCATAGACCTGTTCGGCGCCGGGCTGTCCATAAGGACTCAGGGCCACTTTCATGGTGTAGAGCGGGCTGGTTCCAATATCGCCATACACTACGCCTAACGCGCCCATTAACAAGGCGGCTTGCGCCGCTTTCTTGGGGTTTTCTGTTGCTGTGTTCAAGGCTTAATTTCCAATCAAAGTATCGTGCCGGGTCAGACGCGCACCAATACGCGGACCGGGAAAAACAATGGTGATGCGAGTACCCGGAAAATCAGGACGACTCATCAAGCTCCACCAGGCGCCATGTGCACGGGCAATTTCCTGCACAATAGCCAAGCCCAAACCAGAGCCCCCCGCCTGCGTGCCAGGGGAACGGTAAAAAGCCTCAAATACGCGCTGCTGCTCGCTGGCCTCGATACCCGGCCCGTGATCCTCCACCGACAAAGAAGGCGGATTACTGGCCACCCGCAAAACAATGCGGTCTGTACCTAGCCCATAGCGCAAGGCGTTATCCATCAAATTCGACAACAGCTCACGCAATAATATGGGGGCAGCATCAATCCAGACCGGCTTTTCAGGCGCCAGCAAATGGATTTCCACACCATGCTGGCGAGCCTGCAAGAACCAGTCACCGCCTTCTTCACGCACCCATTCGCACAAATCCAGACGCACAAAACTGTCCTTGATATTGCTATCTGCATCGGTGCGCGCCAGCACCAGCAACTGCTGACCTAGGCGAATCATGCGGTCCGACACGCTTTTGATGCGCTCGGCTCGTTGGCGAATGTCCTCTGGCAACGGTCGTGCCAGCATCAGCTCAGACTCCAGCTGCAAACCGGTCAAAGGGGTACGCAACTGATGCGCCGCATGACCAATAAAGCGTTTTTGCGCCTGCAGGGTATCACGCTGGCGTTCCAGCAACTCGTTAAAGTGCTCCACCAACGGCACCACTTCGGCGGGCAAAGCACTGGCATCCAGGCGCTCGAAGTCATCATCGGACCGATTGCGGATCTGTTGTGATAAATCATCAATAGAAGCCAGTTGCGAGCGAATCCCCGACAACAACACCCAGGCAATCAGACTGACCAGCAATACTTGGCTAAGCGCCATGGTCCAGAAAATATCGCGCAGCAGCCAATCTTCCAGGCTCATGCGTCGCGTCAGTATCCAGGTAACACTCAAGTCGAGCACCACCAGAATGGAGATCGGGGGAAACAGACGGCCCATCAATTTACGGGCCAAAGAACCGGGGGCAAGAAAGCGCTCCAGCCAGCCTCGCAACAAGGAGGTTTTTACCGCTGGAGAAAGATGCTGATCGGGCATGGTTGACCTAGATTTTCAGACAGCAGGCACGGGCTGCCGTTATGCTCCGGCCACGCTCTCCACATCGAGCAAATAACCAAAGCCGCGCACAGTCTGTATAACCGCCCCGGTGCCCTCCAGGCGCTTGCGCAAGCGATACACGTAGACCTCGACCGCATTGTCGCTGAAATCGGCGTCCCAGGCAGACAGTGAGTTGATAATTTGCTGCTTGGTGACCACACGGCCCGCGCGCATCATCAACATTTCCAGTACGGACAACTCCCGCACCGACAAAGTGACGCGTTGACCCGCACAGCGCAACTCGCGGCCAATGGTATCAAAGCTCAAGGGACCGACATCGATAATAGGCTGTACCTGGCCACTACGCCGACGGCCAAACACACGTACTCGGGCGGCCAGCTCAGACAGGTCAAAGGGCTTGATCAGGTAGTCGTCCGCACCAGCGTCCAGACCACCGACGCGATCATCCACGCCATCACGCGCAGTCAGAATCAGAACGGGAATGGCATTGCCTTGCCGACGCAATTGGCGCAGCACCTCCAGGCCACTGATACCGGGCAAGTTCAAGTCCAGAAGCAGAAGGTCATAGACCTGGGCAGTCAGCTCTTTCAAGGCACTTTCGCCTTCCTGGAGCCAGTCAACAGCGTAGCCCTGGTCGTTGAGAAATTCCTGCAGTGCGGCGCCCAGTATGGCGTCGTCTTCGATAACTAGTACACGCATTCGGGAGATTTTATTACGAAACTGGCCCCTCGCGTTGCAGATGCAAAGCGAGGGGCCAGAAAAAACAACACGAACCAGAACCCGGGATTACGGAGCAGGCGCAGGCTCGGCTTCCTGCTGGGTAGCGGCGCCATCCTTGGCTTGACCGTCTTGACCAGCAGCCTTGGTCGTGGGGCCTGGACGAGTGATGAAACCCAGACGGGTCAGACCGGACGCCTTGGAGCGGCTCATCACCTGGGCCAGTGTTTCATAGCGCGTATCGGTATCAGCACGGATACGCAGTTCAGGCTGAGGCTCATCCTTGGAGTAGGGAGCCAGCGTGGCAGTCAAGTCCTCCATCGCCACAGGCTGCTCATTCACGAAGATCTGCCCTTCAGCGTCAATGGCCAGATCAATCGTCTTGGGATCTTGCTGAACCGGCTCGGATGTGGCCTGGGGCAGCTGAATCTTGATCGAGTGCGACAGCAGCGGAGCGGTGATCAGAAAAATCACCAGCAGAACCAGCATGACGTCAATCAGGGGCACCATATTGATTTCGGACAGCGCAGAGCCCGAATTGCGATTGTCAAAGCTGCCAAAAGCCATGATTAGTGCTCCCGCTTGGCAGCCGCTGCCGCGCTTGATGTCGCACCGCCACCCGAGCTAGGGACGCGGCGCAAAACAGGTTGGTTGTCCTGCACGGGTTGGCCTGTGGTCAGGAATGTAAACAAATCGTGGGCAAAGGCGTCCAGTTGGGACAAGTAAACGCGGTTGGTACGCACAAAGGCGTTGTAGGCCAACACGGCGGGAATCGCCACGGCCAGACCCAGACCCGTCATCACCAGCGCTTCACCCACAGGACCAGCAATCTTGTTCAGGGTCACGCCATCGGACAGACCAATATTGATCAGTGCGTGGTACACCCCCCAGACCGTACCGAACAAACCCACAAACGGGGCGGTGGAACCGACCGAAGCCAGCAGCGTCAGGCCGTTTTCCAATTTGGCGGTTTCTTCGTCCATGACTTTACGCATGATGCGCGAGACAAAGGCATCGGTAGAACCCTTCTCTTCCAGACGCATAGCGCCATATTTCACATGATGTTTTTGAGCGTGGATGGCGTGACTGGCCAAATGGCTGAACGGATCGCGGGCACCGTGAGTGGCGATTTCGTTTTCAACCTGCTCCAGGGAGCTGGCGGACCAGAACTCGCGCATGAAACCTTGCGAGCGACGCTTCAGACGGAAGGACAGTACGCCCTTGACGATGATCAGGTACCAACTGGCAACCGACATCAAGGCCAAGATCACGAACAAGGTCTTGCCAACCACATCACTTTGCTGGATAAAGTGCAGCACCCCGGTCGCTTCCTCAGCAGCAGCAACACTGGCGGCAGCCTGATCGGCAACAGGCCCTGCAACTTGTGCCAGGCTTACCCATACGCTTTGAAATAGTTCCTGCATCATTGATATATCCTAGTAAACAAAGTCGAAAGGAATATCGGCCATGGCACGATAGGCCACACCATTTTCCGTATACGGTTTGAAACGCGCTGTGCGTACCGCCTTCAATGCTGACTCATCCAGACGCTCATAGCCTGAAGAGCTTTGCACCTTGGCCTCCAGCACGGTTCCTTGGGTTGAAATCACTACACGAACCACCACGCGGCCCTGTTCACGACGGCGTTCCGACGCCCTTGGATACACAGGCACAGGACGGCGCCCCAAATAATCCACACGACCGATCAGCTTGGGTCGGTCCCCATCGGTAGAGCGGGCAGCGGTTTGGGAGGTGTTGTCCGTTGCCGGGCCTGCTTGAGCGGCCGGCGCTGCTGGCTGAGCAGGCTGCGGTGTTTCTGCCGGTGGGACCTCAGGCTTGGGCTGTGGCTTGGGCTTGGGTTTCGGCTTGGGTTTTGGTTTGGGCTTGGGCGGCTCGGGAATGGGTGGTTTTTCCACGATAGGCTCTGGCTCAGGCTCCGGCTCAACAACGGGTTCGGGCTCAGGCTCGGGATCGGGTTCCACCTCGGGTTCAGGTTCAGGCTCAGGCTCAGCCACCACCTCCTCAGGGGGGGCGCTGACCTGCTCTTGCTGAACCGGGGACTCCGACACTTCCACCAGGGTCACACCGACAATATCCATCGGGGCGGGCTCGCCCACAATCTTGGGGGTTTCCGTCCACAAGATGGTAGCCACGACACCCACGTGCAATCCCAGTGCTAATGCCAAGCCAGTTGCCTTCAAGGCCAGCATCGAGCGATTATTCTTTTGAGAAGCAATTCCGGTCATAATCCGTTCTACACATTCTGCAACCCGCATGGACCATGACGGGACCGGACAGGATGCCCAGTGAAGTATCGAATCTTAACAGAAACAGGAATGATTCTCAATACTGAATCTCTATAATATTTTCTGCTGACAACCCGCCTCACAAAAACCTTCCAGATACTAACGCAGACAGGCTGCCCTAAGGGCAGCCTGTTTGTGAATAATTTGCAAAAAATCAGGACAAACGCACTTCAGCCTCAGGCTCGATAGGAAAAGCGCTGAACTTGCGCGGCAAGGCCAAGGCCCGTTCACCAGGTCGCAAGCCCAGCTGCGACCAGCGCTGATGATCAAACTCAGCTTCCCAGGCTCGCTCCCCCTCGTTCAAGGCCAACTCAACCCGCACCGTCGCGCCCAGAGGAATAATGCGCTGCACGGCTACGACGATACCCTGACCATCCAATTGACGCTGCAAATCCAGATCGTGCGGACGTACATATCCGACAGCCTCGCCCTGCCCTGTACCCTGACCATTCAAAGCCTGATTGGACTCGAATTGCCCCAACTGAGGATCAGCGACAAAACGTCCGTGCTCGAACTGACCCGGCAAGCGATTCGCTGCCCCCAGAAACTCATACACAAAGGGACTGGCTGGATGATTGTAGACATCCTGCGGAGCACCCTCCTGCTCAACCCGACCTTTGTTCAGCACCACAATACGGTCCGCCACTTCAATGGCCTCTTCCTGATCGTGCGTCACAAACAAGGTGCTGATATGCAGATCATCATGCAGACGACGCAACCAGGAGCGCAACTCTTTGCGCACCTTGGCATCCAAAGCACCAAAGGGCTCGTCCAGCAGCAAGACACCCGGCTCTACGGCCAAGGCACGTGCCAGAGCAATACGCTGTCGTTGGCCACCTGACAAGGCCGCTGGATAGCGATCGGCCAGCCAGTCCAGTTGCACCAGTTCCAATAGTTCATGCACACGCTGACGAATCTGGGCTTCGGGCAAACGCTGCTTACGCGGTTTGATACGCAGACCGAAGGCAACATTTTCAAACACCGTCATATGACGGAACAAGGCATAGTGCTGGAACACAAAACCCACCTGGCGATCACGCGTGCCCACGGCGGCTACATCCTTGCCGTTGATCAGCACCTGACCCGCATCCGCATATTCCAGGCCAGCCACGATACGCAGCAAGGTTGTCTTGCCGCAGCCAGAAGGCCCCAGCAAGGCCACCAGCTCGCCCGCTGGAAAATCCAATGTCACATCACCCAGTGCGGTAAACGCACCAAACTGTTTAGATAGATGACGAACTTCGATACTCATAATGAACTCCGAATGCGATCATCCGTGATGACCGTCTTGAACCATTTTGCGCTCGGCCCACAATTTAAGCGCCAACGTCAGTAAAGCCAAGACTGCCAACACCGAAGCCGCCGCAAACGCGCCCACCGTGTGATAGTCGTTGTACTCAATCTCTACATGCAAAGGCAGCGTGTTGGTCTGGCCCCGTATATGGCCCGACAGCACCGACACCGCCCCAAATTCGCCCATGGCACGGGCATTGCATAGAATCACGCCATACAGCAGTCCCCACTTGATCTTGGGCAGCGTTACCCGCCAGAACATCTGTCTGCCATTGGCCCCCAGCACCCGCGCAGCCTGTTCTTCCTCACTGCCCTGCATTTGCATCAGTGGAATCAACTCGCGCGCCACGAAGGGAAAAGTGACAAACAAAGTCGCCAGGACCAAACCGGGCAAAGCAAAGACGATACGAATGTTGTTGGCATCCAGCCAGTCCCAAAACGGGCCCTGTCGACCAAAAATCAGCAAGAACATCAAACCGGCAATCACGGGCGATACCGAAAATGGCAAGTCGATCAAGGTGGTCAACAGGCTTTTGCCACGAAACTCAAAACGAGCAATGGCCCAAGACGCCGCCAAGCCAAATGCAATATTCAACGGCACCGCAATCACGGCAACCAGAACCGTCAGGCTGGCCGCATGCCAGGTATCGCTCTGGCTCAAGGCGGACAGATACGGCATGATGCCCCGGCTAAAGGCCGTCATGAACACCAGGATCAAGGGCAGCAGCAAGAACAGCACAAAGAACAGCACGGCAATGCCAATCAGTATGGCTTTGACGGCCGGGCCTTCATCCTGCGCCGCCCGCAAACGTGCCGTCTGTACCGGCACCGCTTGCACAGCGGTGTCTATTGTCAGGCTGCTCATCGTGCGCCCTCCAAAGATAAAGGCGCTGCTACCTTTGCCGCTTTAGCACTAGCCTGCCCTGAGTGACGCGACTGCAAATACCACTGCAAACGGTTGATCGCCAACAGAATGATGAAGGACAACACCATCATCAGGACAGCCAAGGCCGAAGCTCCCGCATAGTCAAACTGCTCCAGCTTGATCACGATAAGCAAAGGCGTAATTTCCGAGACCATAGGGACGTTACCAGCAATGAAAATCACCGAACCGTACTCACCCACCGCACGAGCAAAAGCCAGGGCCACGCCCGTCAAGCAGGCAGGCAAAATGGCGGGCAAAATGACCTTGGTGACCGTCTGGAAGCGATCCGCCCCCAAACACGCACTAACCTCTTCCTGTTCCTGCTCCAGTTCTTCAAGAACCGGCTGCACGGTACGCACAACAAAAGGCAGGCCAATAAACACCAGGGCGATCAGTACCCCCCAAGGGGTAAACGCAATCTGCCCTACATAAGGTTCAGCCCAGGAACCGATCCAGCCGGTAGGCGCATAAATAGCGGCCAGTGAAATACCGGCTACCGACGTGGGCAGGGCAAAGGGAAGATCAATCAAAGCATCCACGATGCGGCGTCCAGGAAAACGGTATCGCACCAGAACCCAAGCCAGAACCAAGCCGAACACACCATTGATCAACGCCGCCAACGCGGCCATGCCAAAGGTCAATTTCAAAGAAGCCAAGACACGCGCGGCACTAATGGTTTCCCAAAACGCCGACCAGCCCATAGAGGTGGTCTTGAGCACAACAGCAGACAAGGGAATCAGCACAATCAGGCTTAAATAACTGATGGATAAACCCATCGTCAGCCCAAAGCCTGGTAAAGCCCGCTGCTTGCGCACAGCGGGCAAAAATCCCCACAGACGAGCCTGTAACATCGGACGGTCCTCGGTGATAGTAGGGTTATCTGCTCAAGTAGATGCTGTCGAACACGCCGCCATCCGCAAAGTGCTTGGCTTGCACCTGTGTCCAGCCACCCAGCTCATCATCCACCTTATACAACTTCAACGCCGGAAACTGATCGCGGTACTTAGCGGCCACCGACTCCAGGCGAGGACGGTAAAAATGACGTGCGGCGATTTCCTGCCCTTGCGGGCTATACAGATATTCCAGATAGGCTTGGGCCACTTTTTCTGTGCCATGCTTGGCGACATTAGTGTCAAGCAATGCCACAGGCGGCTCGGCCAGAATGCTGCTGGAAGGCACCACAATATCGAAGCGATCAGGCCCCAGATCCTTCACCGACAAGAGAGCCTCGTTTTCCCAGGCAATCAATACATCGCCAATGCCCCGCTCCACAAAAGTTGTGGTCGATCCACGCGCACCGGAATCCAGCACGCTGACGTTGCGATACAGTTTGGCCACAAAATCTCGGGCCTGCGCTTCATCCCCATTACCTTGCTTCAAGGCGTACAACCAAGCGGCCAGATAATTCCAGCGCGCCCCTGCCGAGGTTTTAGGATTAGGCGT
Protein-coding sequences here:
- a CDS encoding Na+/H+ antiporter subunit C yields the protein MEIVLSIAIGVLAGSGVWLLLRPRTFQVIMGLALVSYAVNLFIFSMGRLKISAAPVINASKQGVDYADPLPQALVLTAIVIGFATTALFLVVILANRGLSGTDHVDGREEDDL
- a CDS encoding monovalent cation/H+ antiporter subunit D, whose translation is MVAAALMVMLRDKRRHYKLLIAFGSLLAQLFCAVYLLLLADGTLAPIWPQSVGVYLLGDWPAPFGIVLVVDRLAAFLLVLTNVLAFCCWFYSLARWDRVGVHFHSLFQLLLMGLNGAFLTGDLFNLFVFFEVLLAASYGLMLHGSGAARVSAGLHYIAVNLISSFLLLIAIALIYGVTGTLNMADLALRAGSLPDADRLVFESALAILGIAFLIKAAAWPLNLWLPNAYGNASAPVAAMFAIMTKVGIYALLRIGSLLLPTGAPAAFGVAWMFPAGIATLTFGAIGVMAAQQPERLASYCIIVSSGTLLAALGMPGVILTGPALYYMLSSVLALGAFFLLLELVSRTKPFGADLLAVSQEVFDLDDPESEDHSDDVVGVAIPGVMVFLGMSFIACALLIVGLPPLSGFVAKLSLLTAALKASGQSPEPLNAWILTAAVLISGVAGLIAMVRVGIRLFWSNSSLTIPRLKLIEAAPIASIIMACAILSWYAGPITTYLEQTAQQLDEPRIYIGSVLRQNPVRSVQAEGF
- a CDS encoding Na+/H+ antiporter subunit E, whose protein sequence is MRRYTKHLFLPLLLLSLWLLLNDSLSAGYVVLGLFLAIALSLAAIPFRPVKASIRHPFLALKLICQVTWDIALSNIAVGHLVLKGGDAPRPGFLAIPLRMTDPHGLAALACIITYTPGTVWSGFDYETRVLTLHILDLQDEQVWLDTIQKRYQEPLLEIFQ
- a CDS encoding K+/H+ antiporter subunit F, which produces MIDIVYWACQFALGCFVLGMGCAVIRLLKGPSAADRVLALDTMYINGMLALLALGIRFDSTLYFDIALLIALFGFVGSAAMAKFLLRAEVIEP
- the mnhG gene encoding monovalent cation/H(+) antiporter subunit G — translated: MTTPLLPWWLAVPVALLLVLSGIVALVGSAGLLRFKHFYSRIHAPTMGNTLGTFFMVLAVAISASHLMSRPILHPLILSVLLIITSPVTAIFLMRAAIKREHRQRLAKYGPDEPGYLDMPHKAPLPKELAEPPSSDRT
- a CDS encoding potassium transporter Kup, with the translated sequence MGALGVVYGDIGTSPLYTMKVALSPYGQPGAEQVYGVLSLLFWLLTVVVSIKYVTVVLRLDNKGEGGTLALMELAARGIQGPRRQIIVVLGLIGAALFYGDSIITPAISVMSALEGIGMVSHVLDPWIVPLALGVLLALFLIQSRGTGTMGKLFGPIMLTWFLVLGGLGLWRVIEHPQVLLALDPRWAVAFVAEAPWQTFLLLGALVLALTGAEALYADMGHFGRPLIRKAWFMIVMPCLVLCYFGQGALLISDPTAIRNPFFFLAPNWALVPMVMLATVATVIASQSVISGAFSVTRQAVQLGFWPRMVIQHTSAKEEGQIYLPRVNLLLCVAVMILVLSFGSSDRLAHAYGFAVTGTMLMTSLLALLLLPRRASGIKRWAWLGLLGIFLILDVLLFSANALKILEGGWLPLLVGSVLLGLMLTWRQGRAALHERLLENKQPLKEFLLSLEEYAPTRVPGTAVFMSTIPDSVPPALLHNLKHNKVLHEQVLFLTVTSAGVPYVPFGERYTLQRLSRGSWQAVASWGFKQEPNVPQLLEQITLEHPELNLEPMQTSYFLSRQTVMIQSRQPWYLGWRRRLFAFMARNASRSTRFFKIPPNRVVEMGIQVEL